From a single Acidobacteriota bacterium genomic region:
- the hemW gene encoding radical SAM family heme chaperone HemW translates to MPAADRSGGAGLYLHIPFCSAICPYCDFSVLTGGAEARERFVHDLLREIELWSPEREGPRRDGPGRGEGWSGAAFDTVYLGGGTPSALAPEQLGRILAAVAQHLPVVAEPWIQLEANPEDVEPSTLQAWRRLGIDTVSLGVQSFDPHALAFLGRRHDGETARRSVSLAQDAGFHTVSLDLIFGWPEQTPERWEADLEQALALAPQHLSCYQLTLHEGTPFGFRQRRGELREMPEDQQAVLFIQAHERLAAGGLVGYEVSNFARSPEHQSRHNRKYWHHVPYLGLGPSAHSFDGRRRWWNVRKVGPWQRQLQAGQRPVDEVEQLGPQELALEAVFLGLRTARGLDLDWVEELSGLDLEPANAVLFEAWEERGQVRRPARWRGRRLVPTLEGWAVADALAAAVETDP, encoded by the coding sequence ATGCCCGCGGCGGACCGCTCCGGCGGTGCCGGCCTCTATCTGCACATTCCTTTCTGTTCGGCCATCTGCCCGTATTGCGACTTCTCGGTGCTCACCGGGGGGGCGGAGGCGCGGGAGCGCTTCGTCCACGACCTCCTGCGGGAGATCGAGCTGTGGAGCCCAGAGCGCGAGGGCCCGCGGCGGGACGGCCCGGGGCGAGGAGAAGGGTGGAGTGGGGCCGCCTTCGACACCGTCTATCTGGGCGGCGGCACGCCCTCGGCGCTGGCGCCGGAGCAGCTGGGGCGCATCCTGGCGGCGGTGGCGCAGCATCTGCCGGTGGTGGCGGAGCCGTGGATTCAGCTGGAGGCCAATCCCGAGGACGTGGAGCCCTCGACGCTCCAAGCCTGGCGCCGCCTGGGCATCGACACCGTGAGCCTGGGAGTCCAGAGCTTCGATCCCCACGCCCTCGCCTTCCTCGGCCGCCGGCACGATGGGGAGACCGCCCGGCGATCGGTCTCCCTGGCTCAGGACGCCGGCTTCCACACCGTCTCCCTCGATCTCATCTTCGGCTGGCCGGAGCAAACGCCGGAGCGTTGGGAGGCGGATCTGGAGCAGGCCCTGGCTCTGGCTCCCCAACATCTCTCCTGCTACCAGCTGACCCTTCACGAAGGCACCCCCTTCGGTTTCCGCCAGCGTCGCGGTGAGCTGCGGGAGATGCCCGAGGACCAGCAGGCGGTGCTCTTCATCCAGGCCCACGAGCGCCTCGCCGCCGGTGGGTTGGTGGGCTACGAGGTCTCCAACTTCGCCCGCTCGCCGGAGCATCAAAGCCGCCACAACCGCAAGTATTGGCACCACGTGCCTTATCTAGGGCTGGGCCCCTCCGCCCACTCCTTCGACGGCCGCCGGCGCTGGTGGAATGTGCGCAAGGTCGGCCCCTGGCAGCGCCAGCTCCAAGCCGGCCAGCGGCCGGTGGACGAGGTGGAGCAGCTGGGGCCGCAGGAGCTGGCGCTGGAGGCGGTCTTCCTCGGGCTGCGTACGGCCCGGGGGCTCGATCTGGATTGGGTGGAGGAGCTCTCGGGGCTCGATCTGGAACCCGCCAACGCGGTGCTCTTCGAGGCCTGGGAGGAGCGGGGACAGGTCCGCCGGCCAGCCCGATGGCGGGGGCGCCGGTTGGTTCCGACGCTGGAGGGCTGGGCAGTGGCGGACGCTCTGGCGGCAGCGGTGGAGACGGACCCTTAA